The DNA segment TCATGTGGGAATTGTAGAGAAATTTGAAAATAATACAGTTCACACGATTGAAGGGAACTCTGGAGATAGGATTGCTAAACGGACTTATGAAAAGAGTAGTCCGTTTATACTAGGATATGGGATGCCTTAAATCCAAGTAATTTACTAAATGAACAATATTCAGCTGTAAAAATCAAGCCGAATATTGTTTTGTGGAGTTCTTAAATGATTAATTAGATTCAGTCCTTTATTTGAAGGATTTTTTGTTCTTTGAGATGCTTATAAATAGTTGGACGAGAAAGATTCATTAATTTAGCAATATCTGTAACCGTTCTATTATCAGTAGTATAAAGTGTTACGATTTTTTTAATGTCTATTTGCTTTTGAGGTCTTCCTAACTTAACTCCGTTTTCTTTTGCTGTATCAAGACCAGATAGGACTCTTTCTCGAATAAGATCAGCTTCCATTTCAGCAAAAGCACTCATGATAGTAAAGAAAAACTTACCCATCGAGGTACTGGTGTCAATATTGTTTTGAATACTAATAAAATTTACGTTCTTTTCATTGAATTCTTCCATAAGTTGTAATAAATGCTTTGTCCCTCGTGAAAGTCTGTCTAATTTATAGATAACAAACGTGTCTCCAGCTTTTAATTTTTTCAAAGCTTTTTTTAATTCTGGTCGGTCGGTTTTTCTACCACTCGTACACTCAGTAAAAATAGTATCGCAACCGAATTTCTGTAATGAATTTATTTGAGAA comes from the Listeria welshimeri serovar 6b str. SLCC5334 genome and includes:
- a CDS encoding recombinase family protein, translating into MIIGYARISTQHQKFDSQINSLQKFGCDTIFTECTSGRKTDRPELKKALKKLKAGDTFVIYKLDRLSRGTKHLLQLMEEFNEKNVNFISIQNNIDTSTSMGKFFFTIMSAFAEMEADLIRERVLSGLDTAKENGVKLGRPQKQIDIKKIVTLYTTDNRTVTDIAKLMNLSRPTIYKHLKEQKILQIKD